Proteins from a genomic interval of Lacticaseibacillus pabuli:
- a CDS encoding GatB/YqeY domain-containing protein, protein MALTDALNQDLKSAMKAHDKVALNVIRAIKTALTNEKIDSGKDLTEDDERAVLATQLKQRKDSLEQFSAGGREDLAAETKAEITIVEKYLPAQLDEAAISKLVAESIKEVGATNPKQFGLVMKSLMPKVKGQADGAVVSRIVKDQLNA, encoded by the coding sequence ATGGCATTAACCGATGCTTTGAATCAGGATCTGAAGAGTGCAATGAAGGCACACGATAAAGTCGCACTGAACGTCATCCGTGCTATCAAAACTGCGTTAACTAACGAAAAGATTGATAGTGGTAAGGATTTGACTGAGGACGACGAGCGTGCCGTACTTGCTACCCAGCTCAAGCAGCGGAAGGATTCACTTGAACAATTCTCAGCTGGCGGGCGCGAGGATTTGGCCGCAGAGACTAAAGCCGAGATCACCATTGTTGAGAAGTACTTACCAGCGCAGCTTGACGAAGCAGCCATTAGCAAACTCGTTGCTGAATCCATCAAGGAAGTCGGCGCCACGAATCCAAAGCAATTTGGACTGGTTATGAAGTCTTTGATGCCTAAGGTCAAAGGGCAAGCCGATGGTGCAGTTGTCAGCCGCATCGTTAAGGATCAATTGAATGCTTAA
- the ybeY gene encoding rRNA maturation RNase YbeY produces MDLTIFNDDKLLDQEHEDLARKLVDFAAKELGSAADTEMSITIVSDEEIRRINREYRNTDRVTDVISFAIEDGDKDDEFAGFEGIPENIGDLFIAPGKVAAQAKDYGHSFERELGYTVVHGFLHLNGYDHIKPEDEAVMIPLQEKILSAYGLER; encoded by the coding sequence ATGGATTTAACGATTTTTAACGATGACAAGTTACTCGACCAAGAGCACGAGGACTTGGCACGCAAACTCGTGGATTTTGCCGCTAAGGAACTTGGCAGCGCAGCGGATACTGAGATGTCGATTACCATCGTTAGCGACGAGGAAATTCGCCGCATTAACCGTGAATACCGCAACACCGATCGCGTCACCGACGTCATCAGTTTTGCGATTGAAGACGGTGATAAGGACGACGAGTTTGCCGGATTTGAAGGCATTCCCGAAAACATTGGGGACCTGTTCATCGCACCGGGTAAGGTTGCGGCACAGGCCAAGGATTACGGCCACTCATTCGAACGCGAACTGGGTTACACCGTTGTCCACGGTTTCTTGCACCTGAACGGCTACGATCACATCAAACCTGAAGACGAAGCTGTCATGATTCCGCTGCAGGAGAAGATTCTCTCTGCATACGGTCTTGAACGCTAA
- a CDS encoding diacylglycerol kinase family protein has product MRHALSGLRVLFAAERNARFEGIMGVLAVIAGIILHLDWVRWCVLLALCCLVLATEAINTAIERAVDLTVGHELHPLAKQAKDIAAAAVLFIALLAVIVAVWLFGPALAKIFF; this is encoded by the coding sequence GTGCGCCACGCGCTGTCTGGTCTTCGTGTGCTCTTTGCGGCGGAACGCAACGCCCGGTTTGAAGGCATCATGGGGGTACTGGCCGTGATTGCGGGGATTATCCTGCATCTCGACTGGGTACGCTGGTGCGTCCTGCTCGCGCTGTGTTGTCTGGTATTAGCAACCGAAGCCATCAATACGGCCATCGAGCGGGCGGTTGACCTCACAGTCGGCCATGAATTGCACCCACTAGCAAAACAGGCTAAGGATATCGCGGCGGCAGCAGTGCTTTTTATTGCACTACTGGCGGTAATCGTAGCGGTTTGGTTATTTGGTCCCGCATTAGCAAAAATTTTCTTTTAA
- the aspS gene encoding aspartate--tRNA ligase has product MAKRSKYAGDVTAADIDKTLTLKGWVKKSRRLGNLIFVDLRDRAGIVQLVFSAEFDPAALELANTLRSEFVIEATGEVKARKPEAVNKKMKTGEVEVEVHKLTILNKAKTVPFEIDDNITATEDTKLKYRYLDLRRPEMQKALLLRSKITMATTHYFDENKFVYIETPDLTKSTPEGARDYLVPSRVYPGSFYALPQSPQLFKQLLMGAGFDRYFQIARCFRDEDLRGDRQPEFTQIDMETSFLDQDEIQDLTEGLLKRVMKDVKGIDIKLPLQKMDWQEAMDRFGSDKPDLRFGMELQDVSDLVKDSDFKVFAGAVANGGQVKAIVLPGGAEKYSRKKIDEQQDYIKRFGAKGLAWLKVTDDGISGPIAKFFGDGSELTGKLGAKSGDMVLFVADKFKVVSDSLGYLRKHFAKDLGLIDESQYKFLWVVNWPLFEYDEGDQRWVPAHHPFTMPNEEDVHLLDTEPYKAHAQSYDIILNGYELGGGSIRIHDREIQEKMLKALDFTPERARKQFGFLLDALEYGFPPHGGLAIGLDRFAMLLAGKDNIRDVIAFPKNSNASEPMTRAPQTVAPEQLEELGIEVSAKDTDSEDK; this is encoded by the coding sequence ATGGCAAAAAGAAGTAAGTATGCCGGCGACGTTACTGCCGCTGACATTGATAAGACCCTCACACTAAAGGGCTGGGTTAAGAAGAGCCGTCGTTTGGGTAACCTGATTTTCGTTGACCTGCGCGACCGTGCTGGCATCGTTCAGCTGGTGTTCTCCGCTGAATTTGACCCCGCTGCGCTGGAACTGGCAAACACCTTGCGTTCCGAGTTCGTCATCGAAGCTACGGGTGAAGTTAAGGCCCGCAAACCCGAGGCCGTCAACAAGAAGATGAAGACCGGTGAAGTCGAAGTCGAAGTGCACAAGTTGACGATTCTCAACAAGGCCAAAACCGTGCCGTTCGAAATCGACGACAACATCACCGCAACTGAAGACACCAAGCTCAAGTACCGTTACCTGGACTTGCGCCGTCCCGAAATGCAGAAGGCACTACTGTTGCGTTCCAAGATCACGATGGCAACCACGCACTACTTTGATGAAAACAAATTTGTTTACATCGAAACCCCAGATTTGACCAAGAGTACGCCAGAAGGGGCCCGCGATTACCTGGTACCTTCACGTGTTTACCCTGGTAGCTTTTATGCCTTGCCACAGTCCCCACAGCTGTTTAAGCAGTTGCTGATGGGCGCCGGCTTTGACCGCTACTTCCAAATCGCCCGTTGCTTCCGCGATGAAGACTTGCGTGGTGATCGCCAGCCTGAATTTACCCAGATTGATATGGAAACCAGTTTCTTGGATCAGGATGAAATTCAGGACCTCACTGAGGGTCTCCTCAAGCGCGTTATGAAGGACGTCAAGGGCATTGACATCAAGCTGCCACTCCAGAAGATGGACTGGCAAGAAGCGATGGACCGTTTTGGTAGTGACAAGCCTGACTTGCGTTTCGGCATGGAACTCCAGGATGTTTCTGACCTCGTCAAGGACTCTGACTTTAAGGTCTTCGCTGGTGCAGTTGCAAATGGCGGCCAGGTGAAGGCAATCGTTCTGCCGGGCGGTGCTGAAAAGTACTCCCGCAAGAAGATTGACGAGCAGCAAGACTACATCAAGCGCTTCGGTGCCAAGGGTCTGGCATGGCTCAAGGTCACCGATGACGGCATTAGCGGCCCAATCGCCAAGTTCTTTGGCGATGGCAGCGAACTGACCGGCAAGTTGGGCGCCAAATCCGGCGACATGGTGCTCTTCGTCGCTGACAAGTTCAAGGTTGTTTCCGATTCCCTGGGCTACCTGCGCAAGCACTTCGCTAAGGATCTTGGTCTCATTGACGAATCCCAGTACAAGTTCCTCTGGGTCGTGAACTGGCCACTGTTCGAATATGATGAAGGGGACCAGCGCTGGGTCCCAGCGCACCACCCATTCACCATGCCAAACGAGGAAGATGTTCATTTGCTGGACACGGAGCCATACAAGGCCCACGCCCAGTCTTACGACATCATTCTGAACGGTTACGAACTCGGTGGGGGTTCCATCCGTATCCACGACCGCGAAATCCAGGAGAAGATGCTCAAGGCACTCGACTTCACGCCAGAACGAGCCCGCAAGCAGTTCGGCTTCCTGCTGGACGCCCTCGAGTACGGTTTTCCACCTCATGGCGGTCTGGCAATCGGTCTTGACCGGTTTGCGATGCTGCTGGCGGGTAAGGACAACATCCGCGACGTCATTGCGTTCCCTAAGAACAGCAATGCCTCCGAACCAATGACGCGTGCACCTCAGACTGTGGCACCTGAACAGCTCGAGGAACTCGGCATTGAGGTTTCTGCCAAGGATACTGATTCCGAAGACAAGTAG
- a CDS encoding cytidine deaminase, with translation MSRESLVTQAITARNNAYVPYSHFKVGAAVQTEDGTVYTGANIENASYGLTMCAERNAIFAAVCAGARKIAAIAVVADTDDGVSPCGACRQVMTEFTQPNTPVYLGNLHDTIEDTTVGELLPGAFNKEDMHNA, from the coding sequence ATGTCTAGAGAAAGTTTGGTGACGCAAGCCATCACGGCGCGCAATAACGCCTATGTGCCATATTCTCACTTCAAGGTCGGGGCCGCGGTGCAGACCGAAGACGGCACCGTCTATACAGGCGCCAACATCGAAAACGCTTCGTATGGGCTGACGATGTGTGCCGAGCGCAACGCCATTTTTGCGGCCGTTTGTGCCGGTGCACGCAAGATTGCGGCCATCGCCGTTGTTGCGGATACCGATGATGGTGTGTCACCATGCGGGGCCTGCCGCCAGGTGATGACTGAGTTCACCCAACCGAACACACCCGTTTACCTTGGCAACTTACACGATACGATTGAAGACACGACGGTGGGCGAACTCCTGCCGGGTGCCTTTAACAAGGAGGACATGCATAATGCCTAA
- a CDS encoding N-acetylmuramoyl-L-alanine amidase: MKKNLFLSRGALIAIVSALLGVSVLTTTVLANSDTLSVRADVLNVRLGPGLSYNVMGQVGRGSSLTVISQKNSWYQVRLAGNRVGWVASWLVDHNAATTTAAKVGVVKSPVNVRQYAKSSATLLGTLTAGNSVKVLYNDGNWSQIEYNGGAGWIEDSYITLTGATSAVVSAQTKLKQDAATTLKVHTNTATSLRETGGINARVIETLPKNTELTVLNQDGEWYHVRTQNGKTGFIASWVVSTPSNGSTTKAATSLAEATIVIDPGHGGSDSGAESADGQHYEKTYTLAVANKVAAQLRAAGANVVMTRTNDSYVDLSPRPTLAAKLHADAFISFHFDSTEDPNTASGHTTYYYSKSKDEPLAKSLSGAMSGLGVANRGVEFGNFEVLRDNTQPAVLLEMGYINSKKDFKHIQQASYQDAVANDVRTGLNQYFESGHHQ; encoded by the coding sequence ATGAAGAAAAACCTATTTCTAAGCCGGGGTGCGCTGATTGCTATAGTGTCGGCGCTACTTGGTGTGAGTGTCTTAACAACCACAGTTCTTGCAAACTCGGACACCTTGTCTGTCCGTGCGGATGTCCTAAACGTCCGCTTGGGTCCTGGGCTTTCTTACAACGTCATGGGTCAGGTCGGTCGCGGCAGTAGCCTGACCGTCATTAGCCAGAAAAACTCCTGGTACCAGGTCCGTTTAGCCGGTAACCGTGTCGGCTGGGTCGCCAGCTGGCTCGTGGATCACAACGCGGCAACGACCACAGCGGCCAAGGTCGGGGTGGTCAAGTCCCCCGTTAACGTGCGTCAGTATGCCAAGAGTAGTGCCACCCTACTGGGAACACTGACCGCCGGCAATAGCGTGAAGGTCCTCTATAATGATGGCAACTGGAGCCAGATTGAATACAACGGTGGTGCCGGCTGGATTGAGGATTCCTACATCACACTGACCGGTGCGACTAGCGCGGTGGTTTCGGCGCAAACGAAACTGAAGCAGGACGCCGCAACGACACTTAAGGTGCACACAAACACTGCAACCAGCTTACGCGAAACTGGTGGCATCAACGCGCGGGTCATTGAAACCTTACCGAAGAACACCGAATTAACCGTGTTGAATCAGGACGGCGAATGGTATCACGTGCGGACGCAGAATGGTAAAACCGGGTTCATCGCCAGCTGGGTTGTCTCCACCCCATCGAACGGTAGCACCACCAAGGCGGCCACGTCACTGGCAGAAGCAACCATCGTGATTGACCCAGGTCATGGTGGTAGTGACTCTGGTGCTGAAAGCGCAGATGGTCAGCATTACGAAAAGACCTACACGCTCGCCGTTGCCAATAAGGTCGCCGCGCAGTTACGCGCAGCCGGGGCTAACGTCGTGATGACGCGCACCAACGATAGCTATGTTGATTTGTCGCCGCGGCCGACGCTGGCTGCTAAGTTGCACGCCGATGCGTTTATCTCCTTCCACTTTGACTCGACCGAGGATCCGAACACGGCTTCTGGTCATACGACTTACTACTATTCAAAGAGTAAGGATGAACCACTGGCCAAGTCGCTGAGTGGTGCGATGAGCGGCTTGGGGGTTGCGAACCGTGGTGTTGAGTTCGGTAACTTCGAAGTCTTACGTGATAACACCCAGCCAGCCGTCTTACTGGAAATGGGTTACATCAACTCGAAGAAGGACTTCAAACACATCCAGCAGGCTTCTTATCAAGATGCCGTGGCTAACGATGTGCGCACGGGACTTAACCAATACTTCGAATCGGGTCACCACCAATAA
- the era gene encoding GTPase Era: protein MPNEPKHRSGFVAIIGRPNVGKSTFMNRILGEKIAIMSPKAQTTRNKINGIYTRKDAQIVFVDTPGIHKPQNELDQYMDDAALSTLKEVDAVLFMVAADDEPGRGDQWIIDALAKVKTPVFLIINKIDLIHPDDLLPLIDHYNKLRKFDEVFPISATMGNNVDELVEKLVATLPAGPQYYPDDELSDHPEYFVVGELIREKILELTNEEVPHAVAVVVERMKDYVGGKLQIEANIYVERPGQKGILIGKGGSMLKQIGIKSRLDIERLLGEKVNLKLWVKVQKNWRDNDAYLRALGYNKKDLR from the coding sequence ATGCCTAATGAACCAAAGCACCGTTCCGGATTCGTCGCCATCATCGGCCGGCCTAACGTCGGCAAGTCGACCTTCATGAACCGGATTCTCGGCGAGAAGATTGCCATCATGTCACCGAAAGCACAAACTACGCGGAACAAGATTAACGGGATTTACACCCGTAAGGACGCGCAAATTGTCTTCGTCGACACCCCCGGCATTCACAAGCCACAAAACGAACTGGATCAGTACATGGACGACGCGGCACTCTCGACCTTGAAAGAAGTCGATGCCGTGCTCTTCATGGTGGCCGCTGACGACGAACCCGGTCGCGGTGATCAGTGGATCATTGATGCTTTGGCAAAGGTCAAGACGCCTGTATTCCTGATTATCAACAAGATTGACCTGATTCACCCTGACGACCTGTTGCCACTGATTGACCATTACAACAAGTTGCGCAAGTTTGATGAAGTGTTCCCAATCTCCGCCACGATGGGTAACAACGTCGACGAACTCGTCGAAAAGCTCGTGGCTACTTTACCAGCAGGTCCCCAGTACTATCCTGATGACGAACTCAGTGATCACCCTGAATACTTCGTGGTCGGCGAACTTATCCGTGAAAAGATTCTGGAACTTACCAACGAAGAGGTCCCACATGCCGTTGCCGTCGTGGTTGAACGCATGAAGGACTATGTTGGTGGCAAGCTCCAAATTGAAGCCAATATTTACGTTGAGCGCCCAGGTCAAAAGGGAATTCTCATCGGCAAGGGCGGCAGTATGCTCAAGCAGATTGGGATTAAGTCACGTCTGGATATCGAGCGGTTGCTAGGCGAAAAGGTCAACCTGAAGCTCTGGGTCAAGGTCCAAAAGAACTGGCGCGATAATGACGCGTACTTGCGGGCATTGGGCTACAACAAGAAGGACCTCCGTTAA
- the hisS gene encoding histidine--tRNA ligase has protein sequence MNYQRPKGTADILPGQSELWQYVEDTARQIFDRYRYREIRTPIFESADVFSRTSGETSDVVSKEMYVFEDKGGRNMALRPEGTAGVVRAYNENKLYGPEFAKPYKVYYMGPMFRYERPQSGRQRQFHQIGVEAFGSNSPLLDAETIALARDLLTGFGAKNLKFVINSLGDPESRKAFHQALVNYLTPFKDELSDDSKIRLEKNPLRILDSKDRHDQEIVKNAPSILDYLTDDATEHFNQTKAALTALGIDYVVDSTMVRGLDYYNHTIFEVMSNDKVFGGGYTTILAGGRYNGLAEELGGPETPGVGFAMGVERLMLLLQDRVVENELTAYIVAIDSAAQTAALRLATKLREQGATVDMDFMNRKAKAQFKSANKANAKLVITIGEKELTNQTAAVKNMSTSEQVDVPFADLDTKFADVAAKLLGE, from the coding sequence ATGAACTATCAACGACCAAAGGGGACCGCGGACATACTGCCTGGGCAAAGTGAGCTCTGGCAGTATGTCGAGGATACCGCGCGTCAGATTTTTGACCGCTACCGTTACCGTGAAATTCGCACCCCGATTTTTGAGAGTGCTGACGTCTTTTCACGGACGAGTGGTGAGACTTCAGATGTGGTTTCCAAAGAAATGTACGTGTTTGAAGACAAGGGTGGCCGCAACATGGCGCTCCGTCCTGAAGGCACAGCCGGTGTTGTCCGGGCATACAACGAAAACAAATTGTACGGGCCAGAGTTCGCAAAGCCTTACAAGGTCTACTACATGGGCCCAATGTTCCGCTACGAACGACCACAATCAGGCCGCCAGCGTCAGTTCCACCAAATCGGTGTTGAAGCATTCGGCAGCAATTCACCATTGCTCGATGCCGAAACTATCGCTTTGGCGCGCGACCTCCTGACGGGCTTTGGGGCCAAGAACCTGAAGTTTGTCATCAACAGTCTCGGCGACCCTGAGAGCCGTAAAGCCTTCCACCAGGCCCTTGTGAATTACCTGACCCCATTCAAGGATGAGTTGTCTGATGATTCCAAGATTCGTCTGGAAAAGAACCCCCTGCGGATTCTCGATAGCAAAGACCGTCATGACCAGGAAATCGTCAAAAACGCCCCATCCATTCTCGATTACCTAACGGATGATGCAACAGAACACTTTAACCAAACCAAGGCAGCCCTGACTGCACTGGGCATTGACTACGTTGTGGACTCAACAATGGTACGTGGTCTGGACTATTACAACCACACCATTTTCGAAGTCATGAGCAACGACAAGGTCTTTGGCGGCGGCTACACCACCATCCTCGCCGGTGGCCGGTACAACGGCCTAGCGGAGGAACTCGGTGGTCCCGAGACTCCAGGGGTCGGTTTTGCCATGGGCGTTGAACGTCTGATGCTCTTGCTGCAGGATCGCGTGGTTGAAAACGAACTGACCGCATACATCGTGGCTATCGATAGTGCCGCACAAACCGCTGCGCTCCGTCTGGCCACCAAGTTGCGCGAGCAGGGTGCGACCGTTGACATGGACTTCATGAACCGCAAAGCCAAGGCACAGTTTAAGTCCGCGAATAAAGCCAACGCAAAACTCGTGATCACCATTGGCGAAAAAGAACTGACGAACCAAACGGCTGCCGTTAAGAACATGAGCACCAGCGAGCAGGTCGACGTCCCATTTGCGGACCTCGACACGAAGTTCGCGGATGTTGCGGCCAAGCTGCTTGGTGAATAG
- a CDS encoding pyruvate, water dikinase regulatory protein produces MDKQINFFIVSDSVGDTANQLAEAVAAQFPRLKTRYRRYPFTQKEAQVYEALDAAKADNGIVVCTFATDDLGDKAVAYAKANDIRLFDVFSPIMKAISTEFSEKPSGIAGSVHDLDENYFDRIGAIEFAVTYDDGKDPKGFLDADIVLLGVSRTSKTPLSLFLANKNLKVANLPLVPKSKIPDEIYKVDPKRIIGLTTDPQVLMEFRRQRMIAYGLSPDTVYSAREQVMEELDFANQLYAKLGCMVINTAHRSIEETATLIMEHMGMDVVDR; encoded by the coding sequence ATGGACAAGCAAATCAATTTTTTCATCGTCTCTGACTCTGTCGGAGACACCGCCAACCAGTTGGCAGAAGCCGTCGCCGCACAATTTCCGCGTTTGAAGACGCGTTACCGGCGCTACCCCTTCACGCAAAAAGAAGCGCAAGTTTATGAGGCCCTGGACGCAGCGAAAGCGGACAACGGCATCGTGGTCTGCACCTTCGCGACTGATGACCTGGGTGATAAGGCCGTCGCCTATGCCAAGGCAAACGACATTCGCCTGTTCGACGTCTTCTCACCTATCATGAAGGCCATCAGCACTGAGTTCAGCGAAAAGCCAAGCGGGATTGCCGGATCTGTGCATGATTTGGATGAAAATTACTTTGACCGCATCGGGGCCATTGAATTTGCCGTGACTTACGACGACGGGAAGGATCCTAAGGGGTTCCTCGATGCCGATATCGTCTTGCTTGGCGTATCCCGGACCAGCAAGACGCCGCTGTCCCTTTTCCTCGCCAACAAGAACTTGAAGGTGGCCAACCTGCCACTGGTGCCAAAGTCCAAGATTCCTGACGAGATTTACAAGGTTGATCCGAAGCGCATCATCGGCTTAACGACCGATCCCCAGGTCTTGATGGAATTCCGGCGCCAACGCATGATTGCTTACGGATTGAGCCCTGACACCGTCTACTCCGCACGCGAGCAAGTCATGGAAGAACTTGATTTTGCCAACCAGCTATACGCAAAGCTCGGTTGCATGGTCATTAACACCGCGCACCGCTCCATCGAAGAAACGGCGACACTTATCATGGAACACATGGGTATGGACGTCGTGGATCGTTAA
- a CDS encoding PhoH family protein: protein MAEETVTKTFILSDSNEMIGLVGVNNHNLDVIAGELGVTLNPHGDQIRIDGDSKHGSMAYQVLTKLSELQRTGVKLAEQDVLSAAKMAQKGTLEYFLDFYSQSIIKDAKGEPIRVKNFGQRQYVNAIQHNAITFGIGPAGTGKTYLAVVMAVAALKAGEVDRIIVTRPAVEAGESLGFLPGDLKEKVDPYLRPIYDALHAVLGTEHTARLMERGVIEIAPLAYMRGRTLDSAFAILDEAQNTTPEQMKMFLTRLGFNSKMIVNGDISQIDLPSKKRSGLVQVQRILKGVNHIEFIYFSADDVVRNPVVASIIAAYDVVEKDAADRRAQSDKETN from the coding sequence TTGGCAGAGGAAACTGTTACCAAAACGTTTATACTGAGTGACTCAAACGAGATGATCGGACTGGTCGGTGTCAACAACCATAACCTCGACGTTATCGCTGGTGAGCTGGGTGTGACGCTGAATCCGCACGGCGATCAGATTCGCATCGATGGGGACAGCAAGCATGGCAGCATGGCCTATCAGGTTCTCACCAAGCTCAGTGAATTACAGCGCACCGGCGTGAAGTTGGCTGAACAGGACGTCCTGTCCGCAGCCAAAATGGCACAGAAGGGCACCCTGGAATACTTCCTCGACTTTTATAGCCAGAGCATCATCAAGGACGCCAAGGGTGAGCCCATCCGTGTCAAAAACTTTGGCCAGCGCCAGTACGTCAACGCCATTCAGCACAATGCCATTACGTTTGGGATTGGTCCTGCCGGGACGGGGAAAACCTATCTGGCGGTGGTCATGGCTGTCGCCGCACTCAAGGCCGGCGAAGTCGACCGGATTATTGTTACTCGCCCAGCCGTTGAAGCGGGTGAAAGCCTCGGGTTCCTGCCTGGTGACTTGAAGGAAAAGGTTGACCCTTACTTGCGGCCAATTTACGATGCGCTCCACGCCGTTTTGGGCACAGAGCACACCGCCCGCTTGATGGAACGCGGCGTCATTGAAATTGCGCCACTTGCCTACATGCGTGGCCGGACGCTTGATTCTGCCTTCGCAATCTTGGATGAAGCGCAGAACACGACGCCTGAACAGATGAAGATGTTCCTGACGCGCCTGGGGTTCAACTCCAAGATGATCGTCAACGGGGATATTTCCCAAATTGACTTACCAAGCAAGAAACGTAGTGGTTTGGTCCAAGTGCAACGCATTTTAAAGGGCGTTAATCATATCGAATTCATCTACTTCTCAGCAGATGACGTGGTCCGGAACCCAGTTGTGGCCAGCATCATCGCGGCATACGACGTGGTTGAAAAGGATGCAGCGGACCGCAGAGCACAAAGCGATAAGGAGACGAACTGA
- a CDS encoding YitT family protein: protein MQELDRIIRRHQTISKLSAAFFYGICVTLALNLFWEPGGVYASGITGAAQLVATIAKRWFNFPIGLGMRTTDIFSTAIMLFVLNVPLFILGWNKIGHRFTFFTIIAVLCSTVMMRLVHVPPLTTDPIICGIFGAVVNGLGTGMALRNNISTGGLDILGIVMRKKTGRSIGQINIMFNLMIIIVAGFVYSWPHALISAVSIFINGRMIDSLYTRQQQLQVMIVTAHPKRVISEIQDKMRRGITIVHDAEGAFRHQEMTILFTVISRAEMGDLEMAMKNSDPYAFVSITDSVKILGRFYEPQIR, encoded by the coding sequence ATGCAAGAACTCGATCGCATTATTAGACGGCATCAAACAATTAGTAAATTATCCGCCGCCTTTTTCTACGGTATCTGTGTCACGCTGGCTTTGAACCTATTCTGGGAACCAGGTGGCGTTTACGCGTCAGGGATTACGGGTGCGGCGCAATTGGTCGCGACCATCGCCAAACGGTGGTTCAACTTTCCAATCGGACTCGGTATGCGCACGACCGATATCTTCTCCACCGCGATTATGCTGTTCGTCTTGAACGTTCCGCTGTTTATTCTCGGGTGGAACAAGATCGGCCACCGCTTCACGTTCTTCACCATTATCGCGGTCTTGTGCTCAACGGTAATGATGCGTTTGGTTCACGTGCCACCGCTGACGACCGACCCCATCATTTGTGGGATTTTCGGGGCAGTTGTGAACGGGCTCGGCACGGGGATGGCGTTACGTAACAACATCTCCACCGGGGGCCTGGATATTCTGGGTATCGTGATGCGCAAGAAGACCGGGCGCTCGATTGGTCAAATTAACATCATGTTCAACCTGATGATCATCATCGTTGCCGGTTTCGTTTACAGCTGGCCACACGCGCTGATTTCTGCGGTATCCATCTTCATTAACGGCCGCATGATTGATTCACTCTATACGCGCCAGCAACAGCTGCAAGTCATGATTGTCACTGCACACCCCAAACGTGTCATCAGTGAGATTCAGGACAAAATGCGCCGCGGGATTACCATCGTACATGACGCAGAAGGGGCCTTCCGCCACCAGGAAATGACAATTCTATTTACCGTCATCTCGCGGGCAGAGATGGGGGACCTCGAGATGGCGATGAAGAACTCGGACCCTTACGCCTTCGTCTCCATTACCGACTCGGTCAAAATTCTCGGCCGCTTCTACGAGCCGCAGATTCGCTGA
- the rpsU gene encoding 30S ribosomal protein S21: MAKTVVKKSESLDDALRRFKRTVSKAGTLAEYRKREFYEKPSVKRKLKSEAARKRKKY; encoded by the coding sequence ATGGCTAAAACAGTTGTAAAGAAAAGCGAATCTCTCGACGATGCACTGCGCCGTTTCAAGCGGACTGTATCTAAGGCTGGCACCCTGGCCGAATACCGTAAGCGCGAATTTTACGAAAAGCCTAGCGTCAAACGCAAGTTGAAGTCTGAGGCGGCTCGTAAGCGTAAGAAGTACTAA